Part of the Brevibacillus brevis genome is shown below.
CGTCGTAGCGGTGACGGGGAAGAAATGGGCGGGGCGCGATCCCCACGTGCACGAAGCGCGTTTTGGCCGCATTGCATACGTGATGGCGGTCATCGGTTTTTTGGCCCAGACCGGATATGTCGTGACCCGCTGGATCGGGGGCGGGCATAGTCCCACCAGCAACATGTTCGAGTTCATGGCATTCCTGGACTTCTGTATTATTCTCGCCTATCTGATTATTTACAGGATTTACAAGCTGACAGTGATCGGTGCTTTCGTCCTGCCGCTCGGGGTCATCATGCTGGCGTACTCGTACGTGTTCCCGAAGGAAGTCACGCCGCTCATCCCTTCGCTGCAAAGCTATTGGCTGCACATCCATGTAACGACAGCGGCATTGGGAGAAGGAATTCTGGCGGTCGGATTTGCAGCAGGTCTCATGTACCTGATTCGCACAGTCCCGCAACATGTCTCCACCAGGAGCACGAAATGGCTGGAAGTGGTTTTGGCCGTCGTACTGATGCTGGTGGGCTTTATCGGAATGGAATCTACATTCGCCCGCTTGGATCAAAAGACGATCTTTGAAATGAACAAGGCGCAGCCGAACGCGCTAGGGCAAATGGAGAAGCCGCAAGCCGTCTACACCATGCCGGCGATCGTGGCGCCAGCCGATTCCACTGTCATTCAGGCAGGACCGATGTCTCCGCTGTTTACGGCACCTACCTGGATGGAAGGCAAAGATGCCGCTCGCAAACTGAATACGATGCTGTGGTCGATCATTACGGGCGTGATCCTTTACGGAGTCTTGCGCTTGCTCTTCCGCAAGAGGCTGGGGGCGATCATTCAGCCGTCCGTAGAAGGGATCGAGCCGGAATTGCTGGATGAGATCAGCTACCGTGCGATCAGCATCGGCTACCCAGTCTTCACGCTGGGAGCCCTCATCTTCGCCATGATTTGGGCGCAAGAGGCATGGGGACGCTTCTGGGGCTGGGATCCAAAAGAGGTATGGGCGTTGATCGTCTGGCTGTTTTACAGCGCATATCTGCATTTGCGCCTGTCGCGCGGCTGGATTGGTGCAAAGTCAGCCTGGATGTCCGTCATCGGTTTTGTCATCATCTTGATCACGCTGGTCGTAGTCAACCTGGTCATTGCCGGTTTGCACTCCTACGCAGGCGTCTAACTATCCGAGAAAAAGCTGGTTCAAACGCCAGCTTTTTGGACTATTTTCTTACGGTTATACGATATCATGAGGCTAAGAGGTGTAAAGCATGGAGAAAATGGCACGTATCCTTGTTGTTGATGATGAAGAGCGCATCCGCCGTCTGCTGAAGATGTATCTGGAACGAGAAAACTTCCTTATCGACGAAGCCGACAACGGGGAGCAGGCAGTCGAAATGGCGGTCGGCAGCGACTACGACATCATCCTGCTCGACCTGATGCTGCCAGGCATGGACGGCATTGAAGTCTGTCAGCGCATTCGCGAGTTCAAAGCTACGCCCATCATCATGCTGACGGCAAAAGGAGAGGAGACCAACCGCGTTCACGGGTTTGAGGCGGGAGTCGACGATTACGTGGTGAAGCCGTTCAGCCCCCGTGAAGTGATGTACCGTGTGAAGGCCATCCTGCGCCGTTCTTCCGCTACCGCTTATTTGAAAACAGAGACATTCAATAGCCATTCGGTCCTCGTCTTCCCGGAACTCACGATTGATCACGATGCGCATAAAGTCATCGCAAGCGGCCAGGAAGTAAGTCTCACACCGAAAGA
Proteins encoded:
- the ccsB gene encoding c-type cytochrome biogenesis protein CcsB, which gives rise to MQLIQLSDWLLDIAFLLYVLSSVVFVVAVTGKKWAGRDPHVHEARFGRIAYVMAVIGFLAQTGYVVTRWIGGGHSPTSNMFEFMAFLDFCIILAYLIIYRIYKLTVIGAFVLPLGVIMLAYSYVFPKEVTPLIPSLQSYWLHIHVTTAALGEGILAVGFAAGLMYLIRTVPQHVSTRSTKWLEVVLAVVLMLVGFIGMESTFARLDQKTIFEMNKAQPNALGQMEKPQAVYTMPAIVAPADSTVIQAGPMSPLFTAPTWMEGKDAARKLNTMLWSIITGVILYGVLRLLFRKRLGAIIQPSVEGIEPELLDEISYRAISIGYPVFTLGALIFAMIWAQEAWGRFWGWDPKEVWALIVWLFYSAYLHLRLSRGWIGAKSAWMSVIGFVIILITLVVVNLVIAGLHSYAGV
- a CDS encoding response regulator transcription factor produces the protein MEKMARILVVDDEERIRRLLKMYLERENFLIDEADNGEQAVEMAVGSDYDIILLDLMLPGMDGIEVCQRIREFKATPIIMLTAKGEETNRVHGFEAGVDDYVVKPFSPREVMYRVKAILRRSSATAYLKTETFNSHSVLVFPELTIDHDAHKVIASGQEVSLTPKEYELLHYLALSPDKVFTREELLKDVWHYEFFGDLRTVDTHIKRLREKLNRVSPQAANMIATVWGVGYKLEVPK